The Synergistales bacterium genomic interval TGGCCGCCTTCCGCCGGGCCATGGCCATGGACCCCGGGGCGGGCGATCACAAGAGTCTGGGCTACGCGCTCCTCAACCAGGGGAAGCCCGGGGAGGCTGCCGCGGTCTTCCGGGAGGGGATCGCGGTGCAGGGCGGCGGCGCGCCGCTCTACCGCGGCCTGGGGGCCTCTCTCCTGGAGGCGGACCGGCCCCTGAAGGCGGCGGGGGCCTTCCGGAAGGCCATCGCCGCGGCCCCCCAGGAGGCCTCCTACTACAACGACCTGGGCAACGCCTCCAGCATGGCCGGGCGACCGGCCGAGGCGGCACAGGCCTTCGCCGAGGCCCATGAGCTCGACCCCGGCGTGGTCTCCTACAACAGCTACGGCTACGCCCTCAGCGCCACCGACCGGCCCAGGAAGGCGATATGGGCCTTCCGGCAGCAGATCCGGCGGGACCCGACGGACGCCGAGCCCTACAACGGCCTGGGCTACGCCTACGCCGCCCTGGACAGGCCGGAACGGGCGCTGCAGGCCTTCCAGAAGGCCGTGACGCTGGCCCCGGGACGGAAGAGCTACGACGGTCTCGGCTACGGCTACCGTCAGATCGGGCACTTCGACCTGGCCGTGGAGGCCTACCGCCGTGCGCTCTCCTACGCCCCCGAGAGCCCGGAGACGCTCTTCAACCTCGCTCTGGCCCACCTCCAGGCGGGGCGGCGCAGCCAGGCGGAAGCCCTGGCCCGCCGGCTGCAGTCGCTGGACATGGAAAAGGCCGCCGA includes:
- a CDS encoding tetratricopeptide repeat protein produces the protein MNRGWTVILAAVVVAVFAGCAGASAAITETPEYRKSLALRWLGQHSGAPWAYKALGFAEFDLGHYEAAAEAFRSALRSAPEDANALAGLGYSYMELQRPQKALTVFRRLHQVAPERTDYATLGYIHRLLERPAEAAAHYRRAIAADPDNPDLWNGLAYSYNDLERYGDAVAAFRRAMAMDPGAGDHKSLGYALLNQGKPGEAAAVFREGIAVQGGGAPLYRGLGASLLEADRPLKAAGAFRKAIAAAPQEASYYNDLGNASSMAGRPAEAAQAFAEAHELDPGVVSYNSYGYALSATDRPRKAIWAFRQQIRRDPTDAEPYNGLGYAYAALDRPERALQAFQKAVTLAPGRKSYDGLGYGYRQIGHFDLAVEAYRRALSYAPESPETLFNLALAHLQAGRRSQAEALARRLQSLDMEKAAELRGIISP